The window CCGCTACCCGGTGCTGTGATGTCGCCGCTCATCGTCCCTCCCCGGTCCCGGCGTACCCGTCGGCGGTCCGCATCGCCAGCAGTGCCCGCGCGAGCCGCGCCGGGTCGTCGCCGTCGGTGTCGGTCGACGGGGTGACCGACACCCAGCCGAGGCCGCGCCGGCGGTCACCCCCGACGGCGGTGACCGCGCGGGCGCAGCCGAGCAGCACCTGCCGGTGCCGGTCCCGTTGCGGTGCGGGAAGCCAACCGGTCCGGGTGATCTCGAACGTCGCCGCCCGTACCAGGATCTCCTCGGCGATGGCGAGCGCCCCGTCGGCGACGGTGAAGGTGTCCGGGTCGATCCGGACGCGGGCGCGCCGGCGGACCCGGTCACGCTGCCAGTCGATCGGGTCGACGATGATCGCGTCGGACCAGCTCCACGGCGACGGCTGATGGCCGGCGCCGTACACCTGGTTGATGCAGTTGTCGGGCAGGCGGAGCAGGTCGCAGCCGGCGGAGCGCATCAGCCCCTTGAGGCTGCTGGCGGGCAGCGGCACCACCCGGTCGACG is drawn from Micromonospora sp. Llam0 and contains these coding sequences:
- a CDS encoding RAMP superfamily CRISPR-associated protein, whose amino-acid sequence is MTDTLRFTITFHTPFRVATGQAGNGADSTVDRVVPLPASSLKGLMRSAGCDLLRLPDNCINQVYGAGHQPSPWSWSDAIIVDPIDWQRDRVRRRARVRIDPDTFTVADGALAIAEEILVRAATFEITRTGWLPAPQRDRHRQVLLGCARAVTAVGGDRRRGLGWVSVTPSTDTDGDDPARLARALLAMRTADGYAGTGEGR